In Synechococcus sp. Nb3U1, one DNA window encodes the following:
- a CDS encoding sulfate ABC transporter substrate-binding protein: MSVFCVGFARRGFLAATGMFVFGLVLSRLFIALSQAQERVNLTLVSYAVTRAAYDNIIPKFAAQWEAETGQRVFIEASYAGSATQSRAVIDGLDADVVALAMALDIYRIQEANLIQPGWEDRAPNGGILTRSVAVIVTREGNPKGIQDWDDLAEEGINVVTANPKTSGGARWNFLSLWGHKTLVQEATDDEALEFTTQVYQNAGVLSRDAREATDVFFQKGQGDALITYEHEVLLANRRGKNLPYVLPSSSISIENPVAVVDEIVDRKGTREVAEAFVAFLFTPEAQREFAAVGFRPVNKEVAAEFADQYPTLDNLFTVEDLGGWDAVQQQFFDDGAIFDDIQAQL; encoded by the coding sequence ATGTCAGTGTTTTGTGTGGGTTTTGCTCGACGGGGATTTCTGGCAGCCACCGGTATGTTTGTGTTTGGTTTGGTCTTGAGCCGTCTGTTTATTGCGCTTAGCCAGGCTCAAGAGCGGGTAAATCTCACCTTGGTCAGCTATGCTGTCACCCGTGCCGCCTACGACAACATCATTCCTAAATTTGCTGCGCAGTGGGAAGCGGAAACTGGACAACGGGTGTTCATTGAAGCTAGCTATGCTGGATCTGCTACCCAATCTCGCGCCGTCATTGATGGGTTAGACGCTGACGTTGTGGCTTTGGCGATGGCTTTGGATATTTATCGGATCCAAGAAGCGAACTTGATCCAACCAGGCTGGGAAGACCGCGCCCCCAACGGAGGTATTCTGACTCGCTCTGTGGCGGTGATCGTCACCCGTGAGGGCAATCCCAAAGGGATCCAAGATTGGGATGATCTGGCTGAAGAGGGTATCAACGTGGTGACCGCCAATCCCAAGACCTCAGGTGGGGCACGCTGGAACTTTTTGAGCCTCTGGGGACACAAAACCCTAGTTCAAGAGGCAACTGATGATGAAGCGCTGGAGTTCACCACCCAGGTCTACCAAAATGCCGGCGTCTTATCTCGGGATGCCCGCGAAGCCACCGATGTCTTTTTCCAAAAAGGTCAGGGGGATGCCCTGATCACCTATGAGCATGAGGTCCTGCTGGCGAATAGGCGCGGCAAGAATCTGCCCTATGTCCTCCCTAGCTCCAGTATCTCGATTGAGAATCCCGTCGCCGTAGTGGACGAGATTGTGGATCGCAAGGGTACCCGCGAAGTGGCAGAGGCGTTTGTGGCATTTTTGTTTACCCCCGAGGCCCAGCGGGAGTTTGCCGCCGTTGGCTTTCGCCCTGTGAATAAAGAGGTGGCTGCCGAGTTTGCCGATCAGTACCCGACCCTCGACAACCTGTTCACAGTGGAGGATTTAGGGGGTTGGGATGCCGTGCAGCAACAATTCTTCGACGATGGGGCCATCTTCGATGACATCCAGGCGCAACTTTGA